The genome window GACGGGCGTGCCGGCACCCTCCTTGCACCCGGTCTGGACCCACCCGTACACGCGGTCAAAGTGCATGCTCGAGTTGAGGGGACCCTGGGTCGTGTTGTCGTCGAACGGGTCACCGACCTTGACGCCCTCCATGAGCTTGACAAACTCCTTGGTGAACTCCTCCGCGATACCCTcctggacgaggatgcgcgAGCCGGCCGTGCACACCTGGCCCATGTTCATCTGGATACCGAAGAAAGCCCactcggcggcgtccttggcgcTCTTGGCGTCGTCAAAGATGATGTTGGGGGActtgccgccgagctcgagggtgACACGCTTGAGGTTGGTCTTGGCGGAAGTCTCCATGATCTTGCGGCCGATGGGGCCCGAGCCAGTGAACGCAATcttgtcgacgtccatgtGGTCGGCGATAGCCTGGCCGGCGGTGGGACCGCGGCCGGTGATCAGGTTGACAATGCCGGGAGGGAAGCCAGCCTCCCTGATGTACTCGCACATCTTGAGGGCCGAGAGGGGAGTGGTCTCGGCCGACTTGATGACGATGGCGTTACCGGTCGCGAGCGCCGGGCCAATCTTCCACGAGAACATGGCGGCGGGGAAGTTCCAAGGGATGATCTGGCCACACACGCCAATGGGCTCGTATTTGGAGTACGCGTGGAGGCCAGGGATGACGTTGTACGTCCTGCATGTCAGCGCTGCAGATCCAGGAGACTCACTTCCCGGTGATCTTGTCAGCAAAACCAGCAAAGTAGCGGAGAGTCGCGACGACACCAGCAATGTCCTTCGAGTACGCGTCCCTGTAGAGCTTGCCTGTGTCGGTGGCCTCGATAGCAgcgagctcctcctggTTGGCCTCGATaatgtcggcgagcttgtTGAGCATGGCTCCGCGCTGTGCGTGCATCATGAAGCCCCACTGGCGGTTGTTCTTCTCGTATGCGGCACGGgcagccttgacggcgaggtcgacatcctcggcgtcggcctctGACACCTGGCCGATCACCTTGCCAGTGGCGGGGTTGTAGACGTCCATACGCTTGCCGGATGCTGACTCGACAAACTCATTGTTGATGAACTGGCCGATGGGGATCTTGGCCTgcttgccgttgccgagcGTGAAGGTGGCTGACTCAAGGACCTTTGCCATTGTTGCTGATAGAGTGTGCGtggggggggaaggtgatggGAGGTGGGGCAGGCGAGTATCCGTGTGATGAGGGTTATAAGGGCTTGCCCAGGCCGGCAGTCGCGACCAACTCTTACTAAGATGCACACGTCACATGCGCCTGGCACGCGTGCGTTGTGCCGTTGTGACGGGTGGGAGCGATGGTTTCGGCAAGACATAGGCCGGCCTGAGCTTGGCTGACTTCGTGGCTGGGAGTTGCACGGTGGGACATTAGTCCAGGTGGGCATCAGAGAGCGGCTATCGCCGAGTCATGCCGAACGCCGGCAGTCTGTTACCAAGTCTCGGTTCTTCCACCTGCCAGCCTCGAGCCACTTGTGCTATTCATGTCTGAATGCCATTTAAATGCCTCTCACCGCTGGGTGTCAGCTCGGGTATTAGAAAGGCGGTACGGAATGTACAGGCAATGGCGATCCTCATGACAGTCAGCTTGATTAGCTCACTATCTATGCCATCCCCGTCGGCCCTCCACCCAGATGCGTCGAACCTCCACTCTCATCTTCTCATCGTACACTGTCTCAGGTCACGCCAAATACTGCTGGGCGCTTCGTTCTGAAAGGAGCGACCGAAGATCCACGTTTGTGCGCTCCGCTTGAGCCTTGAGGCGAGGTGCGCATGAGCCGCGGTTCGGATTATCCAAGACATTGGACAAGGGTCCCCCACCCCTGTTCATGACATCAGCAAGTGAGGTGTCCATTGCGCCGCGTGTCCATCGAGATGGCAACAGCGACTTGGGAGTACTTTTCGTTCTCATGACCTCGCTGTTGATGGTGGATAGCGGTAACCAAGTACATTCACATTCAGCCAGGAACGCAATTTGTGGAGTGAGGTGCGCTCGCCAGGCGGGCCCAAGCGTATCCGAGTGGTCCTGGTGTTCTGCCGTCCACGTCCGCCCGGCCGCATTCCAGTGGTGCAGAGCCCTGGCTGCCTCCTGCGACATACCTGCTACCCGCGCAAGATGATTTGCAGAGGATATGTATTCGCCTGAACCGTTAGTATACCGGGGGATCTTGGGGTCCAGCGCGTGGCACCACTGCACAAGATCACCAATGTATGGTATGACATTCCACGGCGAAGCGGCGCAGGAGTAACAGATCCGAGAGAAAGATCAGGCAAAGGAGAGCAGTGCGATCCACGGGTTGGCTCAAGGGCGTATACTTCTTGGGGCCTTGCCTCCGCTGCTTTTCCAGGCGGGTCTCCTAGGCACATCATGCCAAACCTGTATGTAGATGGGCCCATGGTGAGGAAACTGCTACCGTTTACAGCTGATGGTGATGTGATTGGTCACAGCATTCAGCAGTGGGGAAGATTGACCCACCTGGGTGGCTGggcagcgaggaaggtgggcgATGGAGGGCGGAGAGACGCAGACTGTTTCAATTGGGGACGTGACGGGGCGGTGAGGCTGCCGATGGAGCTGGCAGGCTCTGTGGAATGAAGAGGATGTAATGTAGATATGCGAGTGATGAGTTATCAAAAGTAGAGATGTGAAGGAAGAGTTTAAGAAGAGAAAAGGAAGAAGAATAGAGAACACCAGTTTACGTCCCAAACCCATCACGCGCCTGATTTTCCATCGCACATCTTACAGATCTGCACCACAGGATTGGAGGACACAAAGTGAGATGCGTCATCTTGGCGTCTAGTCTTTGACATGTACCTTGAGGAGAGCCTCGATGTGGTGTACTATGAAATCTGACTTCTACTTGCCTTGCGTGTGGCCGCGACAAACACGGGCCCTACAGTACACTTGCCCTTTCACTCCTCTGTTGGGTGCGCTAGACAATCTCGTTCACACTCTGGGAGACATGCAATGCTATGGCCCGACCATGCCCATAGTCCCAagtgggagatggagggggaATCATGGGTGGAGGCATCTCTCTCGGCGCCGACTTGATGACGAGAGGGGCTCCTAAGAGACGCATTGGTCGGCGGATGGTCAAGCCCCTTCCGTGACCGCAACTACGTCCATCGTATCCGCTTGACATCATGTAGAGTTGCTCCACTAAAAGTGCCCTTTGTGGCTCCGCAGATGGTGGGCCGTGAACATAAAGATCTGGATGCTGACGAGGGGCAGAAGATTCAACTATAGTCTACGAGACCTTGGCACCCGCCAGGTAATCAGTAAACCTGTTCGCGAACTTGGGTTTGTCGTCACCAACCTCCCTGCTGTAGTTTTCTTGCAGAAGAGGACGTAGCGTTTCACATGCAATCCAAAGTGGTGAGGATCAAGTTGGTAGAGACGCGGCAGCGTACCCGACTTGGTGGTGACAGCGGGAGGCCAGAACAGCACCGTTGTTGAatggaggaagaagagtgAAGTGGGTTTGTCAAGAACGCGACGTGGGAAAGTGATCAATGTGAGAAAGCGATAAagcgagctgggcgagccGGTGCCGCAGCATGAGGGGATATGAGGGTTACAGGTCCGCCTGCCTACAGTCGTCCTTTGCCTACCTAAGCAGCGTAGGTGCGGTTGTGCTTCACCAGCATACGCATGCCAGTGCTGTTGGACGTCAAACGATAGAGTAGCATTGCGTGCATGAGATGAAGAGCGGTTGATCGATAAGCggagagggatgagggatgagggatgagggatgagggatgagggatgagggatgagggatgagggatgagggatgagggatgagggatgagggatgagggatgagaAAGTGTTACACTCATGCACTCCGCACTCCGCTCATGTGAGCTCCACTTACCTCCATGGAGCCCAGGAACATTGCCATCAACCTCGCGCCCACCCGGGCCACCTCATTGAGATGCTCGTTGAGAATCGAGTCCTCCCGGAGGTGAGGTGAGAACAGCCGCGTCGTCCACGTCCGTCTCATGCCCGTCACGAAGGCCCTTCTTGTCGGCCGGCCAGGTCCGGAAGTCACCGCTCCCTTCACCCGCCCACAACCCCACCGGGGCAGGCTTCCGCACTCAATGCAatgctcgacgaccgcaTACATGCTGGAACCGCTGCATACAAGATGTGCTAAACTAGACTTGGACGTTTTGGGTGTGTAATAGGGAGAGGCTACGTTGCGTTGCGTACTGTACGATGGGCATAGACACCCGCTAGCGACTAACAGCATATTCTAAGCCGAAGCCTTGGAGAGGACGCCGGCGTGCTTGGcctggagcttggcgaccGAGTTCATGATGACGCGCGCCTGGTCCTCGAACCGGTCCTTGCAGACGAACAGGATACCCTGACAAAGAACAGCCTTGAAGATCTGGGCCGACATACCCTGGTACCAACCGGCAAAGCCGTCCTCCTTGTACACctgcttgaggagctcgatCGCACCAGTagggcggcggtgcgaTCCCTTGACGGCATCGGCATAGCTCTCACCCTCATGCACGTGCTCGGCGCAGTGGTGGTCCTCAGGCCCGGCCTGCAGGCGCACCTTGGCAAAGATGTAGGGGTAGGTAACGATGGTTGCGAGCGTCTTGGACGCCATGCCGATGAAGAAGGCCTGGCTGACACTGAGCTTGCTCTCTCCAGAACGCTCGAGGATCCacgccttggcgcgctcgaaGACACCGTACGTGATCGCCGGGTTGACGGTGAGCACGAGACCGGGCTTGAGACCGGTCCAGAGGGCGGTGATGCCGCCAGAGGCGACAATCGACTTGGCCGTCTCCATGAGCGTCGGCTCGCGCCTCGCCTTGCCCGTCGCCCCCGGCGGCGGGACCCACAGCTGCTGGCGCGTGGCCACGACCGCGACGGGGATCGTGAAGATCTGCGCGAGagcgcccgccgccgcaccgagcgcaagctcggcacCGGTGCTGaggcccttgccctccgCCTTCTTCATGGCCGTCCCGCGCAGCCAGCTGTGGAAGAAGAAGTATGCGAACTCTGTGGGGTTAGCGGTTGCGAAGCAGGAAACGGGAAGTGGGCAGTGGGAGGCCGCAGATTCATGAGACGACTGTGCACAAGCACACACACACAGAACGCAGCTCGAGAATCGTTATCGGCGCCCGCACAACCGAAGGGCCTGCATCACACCATCCGCAATCATGCACCGGTAACTGGCAACCGGTTCAtccgtcgccctcgccgcgtcTCGCCCGCTCGAGCACGCTCTCCTGCCCGCTCACACGCCACCGTCGGTCACCCCGACGGGGGAAAGATACCAGCCGACCCCTGGAATATCGCATCGCGCATTCGCCCTGCACGCCATAGGCTTCAGGTGCCAGTGGTCTGTGCATGTCGCAGGCGGTGACGCGCGGGCCCCCGGAATTTCGGCGAGTTGGGTTAGACCCGTCTCGCGATGGTCACACGTCTGCAAGAACACGACGCTGCGCACAGTTCTACCCGCGgcgggatggggatgaCACAAATCGGACGCAAGCCCGGGGTTGCTTTTCGGCGGAGCTCGGCTTTCGCTGCCCAACATTCCGGATTCAAGACTTACGCATGGAGAAGCAGTTGATCATGCTGGCGCTAAAGCCCTTGAAGGCGCCCGAAATGCCCTCGCGCTTGATGATGCGGCAGAGCATGTTGATCAGCTGCCACTTTCtaaggcggcggcggatcCAGGCCTTGAGGCCAGGTCCGCTAGCcgccttctcgtcctccttctcatAAGCGGCAAGCTctgcgctcgtcgacgcctgCAGTCGCGTCTTGGCCGTGTCGAGCGGGTAGACGAGGCTGGTGTGAATGGGTGTCTCGGTGGAGTGGGTGGAGTGGGAGCGGTGGCAAGCGACCGAGGCACGGAGTGGAGCCGATGGCACACTTACGCGTTGGAGAagacggcgccgagggcacCAGCGAGGGCGGAGCCGAATGGGGTGAGgggctgctgctgggccATTGCTGCAGAGGGATTTTGGGAcgggggaagggagagtGGTGATCAGAGAGCGGGTTGAAGATGAATGATGAGAAAGGAAAAGGCTCCTAACTTCCTTCCAAATAGACCAGAGTGATGGGATCGGCTATAACGGGTGATGGATTGGTTGACAGTCGACTTCGCCTCACTGTGCAATTAAAGCGAACCCCTTCTCGGCCGGTAATCTAACAGACCGGAATGCTTAGCCCCGTCTGGGGCCCTCAACAGGTGCCTCACAGGTGCCTCACaggtgggggggggggagaaAGAGCGGCTGTCATTCAGAACCTACTAATGATTTAATTCCGTTACCGCGGATGTCATGCTCCATGCTCTCTGTCAACAAGGCTCCATAGGTACACTCTGTAGCCCCACGATCCCACGACTTTGTGCCTTATTAAAAGAGTAATGTTCACGAGCACAACTTCTATATTGCCATCAATCTCCCCAGCACCATGCAGGCAGACCATGCTCTAAGTGTACATTTCTAGTGCGAAGCGTCCCTAGTGCCACTACGTCGCCAACCGCTTTCTGTTCCCCCAGGCATCGTCCACCCGTGTAAGCTCCCCCTGCAGCCTTTTAACGCCGttcttcctctccaaccGTGCCTCCGCCCACCCACTTGGGatctcgacgccgtccaTATCCAGCAGACCCTTGAGCAACAGCTCGCTCAGACGCGCATGCTCACGCTGCAGCACTTCAAAGCTCTGCTGGACTTTGGGCTTGTTCGTGGCCGACGGCGCAGCCTGGTGCACAAACGTCACAATGCTGGCCTCGAGcggctcgacgacgccagAGACCAGGCTGCGGATCCAGTCGACCAACACCTGTTCCGAGTCCGTCTCCGGCTGCttgttcttcttcttgaccACCTGCTGAGTAGGCGCAGGAGGGGCGGGCGCCGGACCCTCTTTCCCCACCATCGTCAGGTTCGACCCATCTGTGATCCCATATGAGGAGAGGGTCAGGAGCTGGTCCTTCAGAACGGCCCCCTTGAagacgagcttgagctggTCGGCAGGGATACCGGTCTGATGCGACAGCGTGCCGATCAGCTGCGAGAGCGGGGTCATATCTGGGTTCGGGATGGGGATGTTGaagctgctgtcagtgATGTGTCTCACAAGTCGAGTGGACGGCGAGATATGGAGCGGGTTGGGTGACGCCAATTGAATGTCTTGGCATTTCCGCAGTCGTTCTCCCCGCGGCAGTGTTGCGTCAAGCACTCCACGCTTCCATGTTACCCAGCAAGCGCCTCGCAAGTCATCACTCATGACTCTCGCCTTGTCCGCTCTTCTTCGCTGTGCTCCGAAGCTCGTCCTTGCTGTCCCCTTCATACCACTTTAAGACTCACCGCTCGCGACCCCACTTTACGTGAACGGTGATCTGGCCCGACTCATTTTCCGCTGCCGCACGCCGGAACGGGTTGGTGAAAGGTGCCATGGTTGagcggccgaggaagggaagggctgatgtcagcagGGCTTCGGCTTATGGGAGGAGCTGCGACATTCAAACTCGTTCGTTGAATTGCAGCTCATTCAACTAGTTGAATAGCCGCAGCGAGTCGGGCAATCTGAACGTCGCAGCTGTCCTCACCGCCATAGCATAGTCACAGCAGGACGTACAGTTGTATTCGGACAGGATGGGCAGTTGTGGAAACAGATGGGAACAACGCCCAAGTCTCTGATCATTGACGTTGTGTGGAGAGTGAAGCGGGATCAAACGTGGCAACAttggaggtggaggttgagggtggaggatggacgcggtggtggcggtggaggttgttggGTCCACTCTGCGCTCTGCGCTCTGTCTCGGTTCTCGGCTCTCTCCTCCCAGCGTCTGATTCCTCCCTAAACAGTCCATGTCATGCCGTTGTAATCAATAATGCAAATGAGATACATATGTGCTGTACGTCTAGAGCTCCTCGTGCCTTGGCGCACCATCCTTCTCCGTcgtctccttcttctcctcggcagccttggccgGCTTCACCTTTGGCATGCGCGGTGGCTTGCGCAACGTGAGCCGCATCACGGCTCCCTGGATCTTCCGGCCCCACgcgtcaatgtcgtcggcgaAGACCGCTGGGTCCGCAgtcttgtcctcgtcgaggaccacCTGCTTCTCCATGCGCTCATCGAGCCACTTGCcaccctcgaggagcatgtCCTCGATCTCCTGAATCTCAGCCTCGGTGTAGCGCGGAGGCGCGACAGGCTGGTCAGCAGGGGCGgtcttggcctcctcggctgcGCGAGTGTTgttctcgcgcgcctcgtcgacgaacGCACGGCCCGCGTACAACGCCGTGCGGATGTTGACCACAGCCGTGGGGCGCTtctcgaactcgtcgaACCGTGTCACAATCGGTTGCTCGAGCGCTTCGATGTCCTCACGCTTACGAATCAGCGTGTGCACCGTCGCGTCGTCAGCATGCTCGTGCAGCCAGTCGAGAGTCGTGTCCACCAGGTCCTTGATGCGAGTGCGCTCCGCCTTGGTGCTGAAGATATGCAGGTTCTTGTGCTCGCCTTCGTCGCTCGAGAGAAGGTTTTGGAGCTTGTACAGGTACCCCTCGAGCATgttgcgcgcctcctcacGGGCACGCATCGCGCTCTCGAACGACGCGATCGCACGCAGGCGCTGGTTCGTCTGCGACTTCTGCTCCTTGGTGAGATGGGTCGGGCCAATCGGCTTCTCGCGGAACTTGAGTGCGACGCGGGGCTTGGTAACCTTCTTGGCAGGCTTGGAGTCGGTGTCGTTACTCTCCGCCTCCGGCTGCTCGGGGtcggcctcagcctcaaCGTCGGGGTCCTCGGAggtctcctccttcttggcgccGAACATGCCCTTGAGCGCCCCGGCAACACCACCCGAGCCCGCCTCgggctcgtccttggcctccgAGACCAGGGCCACATTGGCAACGCTCAGAACGCCTCTAGCGTCAAGTCTAACAGTGACATTGACGGCAGGCTCAGAGCCAGTGAAGTTGGCGAGTGCGTCCTTGATACCGGGGATCGTGAGCTGCGAGATCGGGTTGCCATCTTGGGAGAACTTGATGttgatctcgtcctcgggtttgaggaggaccgacttgcgctcgccgtgCGGCGTACCAGCCGGGAAgatgacctcgtcgcccatcttcatctcgtAAATGCTGCGCTCGTGGACCTCGACAGACTTCATCTTGAACTGGCGGCTCAACGACGCGCCGTAGAACGccgcgccaaggacggcgcTCTCGTCCGCGTTGACGTTCTGggcgatgagctcgtcggaACCGAGGACCTCGTGGAGCTCAGCGCGGACAAAGGGCACACGCGTGTTGCCGCCAAAGAGGATGACGGAGGAGAtgttcttgagctcgaggcccgCAGCATCAAGCGCCTGTCTGATGGGCTTCATGAAGTCGGTCATCTTGCCGTCAAACTTGCCCTCCAGCGCCATTCTCGACACCTTGGAGCGAtagtcgaggtcgtcgatAACGGACTCGATTGAAGTCGTGGCCTCCTGGTTGGCACTGAGGATCTGCTTGACGCGGATGGCCTCCTTGTCGATCTTGGCCATGGCCTTCTTGTCGTGGATAATGTCCTTCTTGCCCGTCTTGGAGATGACGTCGTCCAGAATCAGGTCGCGCAGAGCGAGATCAAGGCTGAGGCCACCGACGTCCTCCCACCCGACGCCGATCGACTCGACGTGGGTCGTGTTAATGACCATCTTCGAGTTGGGTGTGGGTTTCCATGACGTTTGGTAGAAGGCGAgcaccgtcgccgaggtcgacagcGCGCCAGAATCGTACACGAGGTGGTAGGccttctctccctcgccaGTCTCGGGGTTGTAGTCTGGAAAGGTGCGAGTCATGGCGTAGTTGAGGCCGATGGCGGTGCCCTCACCGATCATGGCCATGCAGTGAATGCCCTGCAGCTCGAGTGCGTCGCGGTACGCCTTGCGCTGCGCCTGGTTAAACCACGCCGGAACGGTTACCACTGCCTGGGTAACAGGCTCTCCGGCAGCCGCATCCGCCAGCCACTTGTAGTACGCAAGTTGATGAGCCAGAACC of Cutaneotrichosporon cavernicola HIS019 DNA, chromosome: 4 contains these proteins:
- a CDS encoding uncharacterized protein (Belongs to the aldehyde dehydrogenase family), encoding MAKVLESATFTLGNGKQAKIPIGQFINNEFVESASGKRMDVYNPATGKVIGQVSEADAEDVDLAVKAARAAYEKNNRQWGFMMHAQRGAMLNKLADIIEANQEELAAIEATDTGKLYRDAYSKDIAGVVATLRYFAGFADKITGKTYNVIPGLHAYSKYEPIGVCGQIIPWNFPAAMFSWKIGPALATGNAIVIKSAETTPLSALKMCEYIREAGFPPGIVNLITGRGPTAGQAIADHMDVDKIAFTGSGPIGRKIMETSAKTNLKRVTLELGGKSPNIIFDDAKSAKDAAEWAFFGIQMNMGQVCTAGSRILVQEGIAEEFTKEFVKLMEGVKVGDPFDDNTTQGPLNSSMHFDRVYGWVQTGCKEGAGTPVCGKDMREQLGGGYYISPTVFTNLKQDSQILSNEVFGPVVSIQTFKTEADAIAEANRTTYGLASAVFSSNHERLLRMNEAIRAGTVWNNVYNFAHFGVPFGGFKQSGIGRENSEAALYNYLETKSVISNMGYVRSPMANL
- a CDS encoding uncharacterized protein (Belongs to the mitochondrial carrier (TC 2.A.29) family), producing the protein MAQQQPLTPFGSALAGALGAVFSNALVYPLDTAKTRLQASTSAELAAYEKEDEKAASGPGLKAWIRRRLRKWQLINMLCRIIKREGISGAFKGFSASMINCFSMQFAYFFFHSWLRGTAMKKAEGKGLSTGAELALGAAAGALAQIFTIPVAVVATRQQLWVPPPGATGKARREPTLMETAKSIVASGGITALWTGLKPGLVLTVNPAITYGVFERAKAWILERSGESKLSVSQAFFIGMASKTLATIVTYPYIFAKVRLQAGPEDHHCAEHVHEGESYADAVKGSHRRPTGAIELLKQVYKEDGFAGWYQGMSAQIFKAVLCQGILFVCKDRFEDQARVIMNSVAKLQAKHAGVLSKASA
- the CYT2 gene encoding uncharacterized protein (BAG domain), producing MLPRLIPLHSPHNVNDQRLGRCSHLFPQLPILSEYNSLPFLGRSTMAPFTNPFRRAAAENESGQITVHVKWGRERFNIPIPNPDMTPLSQLIGTLSHQTGIPADQLKLVFKGAVLKDQLLTLSSYGITDGSNLTMVGKEGPAPAPPAPTQQVVKKKNKQPETDSEQVLVDWIRSLVSGVVEPLEASIVTFVHQAAPSATNKPKVQQSFEVLQREHARLSELLLKGLLDMDGVEIPSGWAEARLERKNGVKRLQGELTRVDDAWGNRKRLAT
- the LHS1 gene encoding uncharacterized protein (Belongs to the heat shock protein 70 family), whose protein sequence is MRLPRYLFLLLAWILPAVSAAILAIDYGADFTKLSLVKPGVPFDILLDRDSKRKIPSVVSWKRDERVVGTEGKLAATRFPNTHYPYVKALLGATELPDLDIFPNPPVLTEGGALVFSHDKLPQHITPKPDEKEAWTPTAVLAHQLAYYKWLADAAAGEPVTQAVVTVPAWFNQAQRKAYRDALELQGIHCMAMIGEGTAIGLNYAMTRTFPDYNPETGEGEKAYHLVYDSGALSTSATVLAFYQTSWKPTPNSKMVINTTHVESIGVGWEDVGGLSLDLALRDLILDDVISKTGKKDIIHDKKAMAKIDKEAIRVKQILSANQEATTSIESVIDDLDYRSKVSRMALEGKFDGKMTDFMKPIRQALDAAGLELKNISSVILFGGNTRVPFVRAELHEVLGSDELIAQNVNADESAVLGAAFYGASLSRQFKMKSVEVHERSIYEMKMGDEVIFPAGTPHGERKSVLLKPEDEINIKFSQDGNPISQLTIPGIKDALANFTGSEPAVNVTVRLDARGVLSVANVALVSEAKDEPEAGSGGVAGALKGMFGAKKEETSEDPDVEAEADPEQPEAESNDTDSKPAKKVTKPRVALKFREKPIGPTHLTKEQKSQTNQRLRAIASFESAMRAREEARNMLEGYLYKLQNLLSSDEGEHKNLHIFSTKAERTRIKDLVDTTLDWLHEHADDATVHTLIRKREDIEALEQPIVTRFDEFEKRPTAVVNIRTALYAGRAFVDEARENNTRAAEEAKTAPADQPVAPPRYTEAEIQEIEDMLLEGGKWLDERMEKQVVLDEDKTADPAVFADDIDAWGRKIQGAVMRLTLRKPPRMPKVKPAKAAEEKKETTEKDGAPRHEEL